In the Gorilla gorilla gorilla isolate KB3781 chromosome 10, NHGRI_mGorGor1-v2.1_pri, whole genome shotgun sequence genome, one interval contains:
- the UBE2N gene encoding ubiquitin-conjugating enzyme E2 N codes for MAGLPRRIIKETQRLLAEPVPGIKAEPDESNARYFHVVIAGPQDSPFEGGTFKLELFLPEEYPMAAPKVRFMTKIYHPNVDKLGRICLDILKDKWSPALQIRTVLLSIQALLSAPNPDDPLANDVAEQWKTNEAQAIETARAWTRLYAMNNI; via the exons GAAACCCAGCGTTTGCTGGCAGAACCAGTTCCTGGCATCAAAGCCGAACCAGATGAGAGCAACGCCCGTTATTTTCATGTGGTCATTGCTGGCCCTCAGGATTCCCCCTTTGAGGGAGGGACTTTTAAACTTGAACTATTCCTTCCAGAAGAATACCCAATGGCAGCCCCTAAAGTACGTTTCATGACCAAAATTTATCATCCTAATGTAGACAAGTTGGGAAGAATATGTTTAGATATTTTGAAAG ATAAGTGGTCCCCAGCACTGCAGATCCGCACAGTTCTGCTATCGATCCAGGCCTTGTTAAGTGCTCCCAATCCAGATGATCCATTAGCAAATGATGTAGCGGAGCAGTGGAAGACCAACGAAGCCCAAGCCATAGAAACAG CTAGAGCATGGACTAGGCTATATGCcatgaataatatttaa